The Bombus pascuorum chromosome 5, iyBomPasc1.1, whole genome shotgun sequence genome segment AAACAGTCGATAAAGATCGCATGTAGGTAGAAAAATCGACTCAAAGTCCTTCTGATTGTTGGAGGTTTTTTGCATCGATCATCCcgtattacatattacatcaACGAAAGATCATGTCAAAACGCGTGTgttttacaatattacaaGATACACGATTAAATCATACCGAGCGGTTTAACAAAATACCTTTAGATGCGAATCAGGTTTGTCTACGTATTTCCGTTCGGTTCGTATCGACGAGGGTTAATCGTATACAAGCATTTCATTCGAGTAAAACCAACAGTAACTATTATACTCTATAGAAAGAGATACTTATAGATTCTTAATCATGTTCTAATCATTCCCTTGTACTTCAAGTATCAAAGCAACTTCTCTAGAGTATAAAGTAGAAGAGGTATTATTTGAGATTTTTCTGATTGTCCCTCACTTACTTATCTgtgggtaatagtatatcttGTAATGTtctgtgaaatattaattaatctaaATGTTAGCCGGCGAGATACTGCTGCAAAATCTAGAAACATCTCAACCTCGATACGACGAGAAACTGAAATCCGTAGAAGGACCTTTATATGTGGTACTGAACCAGCAGTAATTATCCGGTTTCATAAGCATGTAGAAGTGCAATAGAtaacgtgtgtgtgtgtgtgtgtgtgtgtgtgtgtgtgtgtgtgtgtgtgtgtgtgtgtgtgtgtgtgtgtgtgtgtgtgtgtgtgtgttgtaCACAAAAATTTCTGTAGCGAAAAACACATGCAGTGTTCCAGCCGTTAGACAGGTCTTGCATCGTGCATGAGTTTATATACGTCATTATCTCCAATATCACGAATACTAGCCACCAAAGCACAGCTTCggtaatgtaataaaatacgagTAGAATGGGAGTCTGACAATGTagtaaaatcaaatttcactaattattcgtttcttgTATGCTGCGCCAGGCACGAAATtacaaaagcaaaaataaatcttaaaaCGTTTTCCTAGTTTTGATTTTTCTGAAATCGTTAATTACTAATTAgaatattacatacatatcgttaaaacgaaacgaattaatctataaatgaaatatctaaatGTTTCCTCTCTTCGTTTTCATATGATTCTTCGTGCCCCGAATGACGATTGCATGTCGACGACGTCATGTTAGTCACGGAAACAAAGCGACAATTAATTAGTATCGATCGTAGATTACATGACGTCAAATAGAATGTTCCagtaaagtatatataattaatgggATTGGTAATCACAAAGCTCTCGTATCGCCTCCATACGCGACCATCCTATTCACCGTCAAACATTGCCAtcatttcttcaatttatctttctcgtttttaattctatgtaaTATGTGTAAAAAGTAGAACGTTTATTGGAGTAAAACGCGTGCCCATTGCAGCGCGAAAATGAGTGACGTCGCATCGATAAAGGTGCACAGATATACAAACATCGACCCTTGACATTTAAGGAAAGTTTAAACATTCAGTACTCCCATGCCTCTCGGTAACGATAGATATCTTCCCAACTTATCTCGGTGCTCACTCAACGTGTTTTTTGAAAAGTAAGGAGAGCAATAAGATGACACCGAAAGAAAGCGACAAGGAAACTTGAAAtggagaaagaggagaagaaaagggatggaaaaaagaaggaaagaagtaGGCGGCGATCATTTCGCAAAGGAGACTTGccaaagaatttttcaaagcgATAGGATAGTGCGATTGTAATACGATACAGCCAATGTTATAGCGCCTCCGTCGTGACGTTCCAAGAAAATGCCAATTCAGTCGAGAAAACCGGTTTTGACGAGCTTTTCCAGGAAAAACTTCACGTCCCCCAGCTCTGAGTCCTTGATACCGATTGATTTCAACATGCCTAAATCACCATTCTCCACCGCCATAAACACAGAGCGCAAGTGTTCCAAATCGGAGCGCATTAGATGCAAGGCTGCACCAAAATCTTCGATCGTCTGAGATTCTACGAATtagaatttatcttttttcaaatttaatgctccaaatttattttagatcgATTTATCTTTAGAAGAATTATAGTAATTACCAGAAAGTGCTATAGCAACTGTATTCACGCCACCAAGAGGCTTTAACGTATCCCGTGCCTTGGTCCCAAACAATTTCTCGAGATAATTTGGACCGTGACTTGCCAACAACGACTGCAGGAAACTAGCGGTCTCCTCTACCGGTGGTCTTTTTGCTAAAACAAGCAACAAAACATTTTACCCAAATATTACACGAATATACGTAACGTTCGTTAACATTAATCCTGGTTCTTTCTTCAACGACATATACAACTctatacaaattatacaaatttatatctatatctacATATCACAGTAATCATTTTCTACTTGTACAACTTTATAGCTAGGGAACAGAGAATCGATGTTAGAACTTAAAAGATAATAGATTCGACCTAGTGATCGTATAGTCTGCTAATAGATAGGTAGTCGGACAGTAGTTAAGGACGAATATAAATCAGACGTCTGATACACCAGAAGCTCGATACGTTTCTGCCACATGAAAACTTTCTCGTAACCTTGTCCCTATTTCATTGTTGTGTAAGACGAGTTCTCTGAACTAGTCTCCTCTGTTTAATAAAAGTTGTGATCTTTTCTTTAACGGGAAACTAGCAACATTTTATCTGTTAATACTAAAAGAAcatggaaaaagagaaaaagagaagacagagaaataaaataatgtttaaataggaaacaaagaaatatgTGCAAATGAATACAAGATCAAAATGTTGTTACGTATAGACGGTAATAGAATCAATTAAGGGACAGGAAATTTTACCAGCTGTGCATAATCGTGAATCTTCGTCGTATCCATCTTGACAATCGGGAGCTCCGTCACAGAGATACTGAATCGAGATACATATACCGTCCCCTGGACACTTGAATGGCTCGTAAGGACGACAAGCATCTCCTGTAACATTGAATTATcactaaaataataataacaagaataatgattttttttatttttgtaactaTTTTATACCTGCTAtcataaaacttttattttgtaaaatatgtaatatacgtACATAAGATACATAAGttgtatagtataatatatatggaATTTATAGCATGTACATAAGCGTCCATCAGATACAATGGTTCACAAAAGTATTAGGACAAttaccatagaaaatttttatgtatatattatatattataaaacattttgaaatttcattagtactGTAATGAGATACGACAATCACGATTACATtagtaaaatttcaacaaatctagaaatatatatagaaaatacaagattcgtaatatattcataaaatatgtttacaatGTGTTCCAATACTTTTGTGAGAAACTGTACATGCCTGTTTCATGTCGCGTGCGATTCGTGTTGAATatcacatatacatacatataatcatATACAAGAGCACGCGCGTATATGATTGTCAGTGTGCGCGTGTGCATTAACTTTGTAAGTGGCAATGCCCAAATTAGCATACATAGTCACCAATAATTGGTGGTTGCCAGGGCGGCTGATATTGACCGAGCAATATAACATGTATTATTTAACCCTGCTACAATTTTCGAATCTTTACATCCAAACAGAAAGTCTTCTAACGTTCCAAGAGGAACattagtataaaattaaaataataaattacgtgTATTAgctgtatatatttttgaaatattttttaatgaaattaaaaaaaatttttacgatACAAAGAAACCATTCAAATCCGAAAATGATCGAAGGAACGTAGCAAAGTTAAAATTGATCTAATTCTTTTACGTTCTTCGACCCAATTGcatttttctaacgttaaaaGATATCCGAAATTTAAACCAAATATGAAAAAGTTCTTATTGGTATGCATGATTTCTCGCTTCacatttttttagaatattagaATTCCTTTCTGTTTGCTGAAATATGAATaagattgaaatatgaaaatttaaggaTCGCAGCAAAACTTGATAAAAAATCgctttattgaaaaataagggTACGTGCAAatgtgtatgtacatactttTCGCAGCCACTGTAAGTTGCAGAAACGACGTAATTCGAGTTCGCAACAAGTTGTTAACTACGAGGAACTTCACGCTGTTTATTGCTCAAAGGAATTTGCCATTGATAAAGTAACGCTTATTGCTGGCGTCGATTACCACGTTGCGTTGAATAAACCACGGACAGAGGCCGTGTCACGAAGATGAATCGTGATGCGCTTAATGTACCACGTGGATTCAAATTGCCACTTCAATGTTGTTATCCATCGACACAATGGACCGTCGTATCAAGATTAAAATGTACACGGTATGTATTGTAGAGTTTGGGTAAATGGTAGATATACTTTACAGAGAAAATAGATCACTATcgatatctattttatatgtacGTTTGTGAATCGTTCTAACTATTATACAAGGATGAAGAAATGGCTAGAATTCTGCTTATCCGTATTTCGTTTATACGAACAAGTTAATTTGTAGTTGCTATGGTTGAGAATATCTTGTAATGAACATACATATGCACATTATTGGTTTGTGTCCAAACTAGATTATGGAAAGAACAATGGAATATGATGGAAACAGAGGCAACTCAATGAAGCTTAACTTcggttttttaaatattagatatattataGGAACTACATAACGACAGATGGAAGGAACATCATAGGAAATGTTCTATAGTTTGATATGCTCGGATAAACGGAATTCTTCCAAaatcttctctttttaattttttaatatacatatcttATTGTTACTTCTCGTTACGCGATACTATATGATCCGATTTGAGATATGACAATTGTTATCGGTAACGAAAATTCTTTACGGTCGTGTTTGAAAACATGGATCCATAACACCTATCtttctatatacataaatttgtaaaactaGTTATATAAAGCAAACAATACgtaaaataaactatatagCTAGTTATTGACTACTATGAATTCTATGGACTAAACAAAGGTATAACTCTAAGGAAATGTGTTGACTAAGAAAATCAAGGTTGCATATGTCCTCGATTATTAGGAAACTCCAAAAACGGCCACGATTATTCGCTTACCTGTACGTTTGGTATTGAAGTGACCATAAAATCGACTTAAGTCGATCGCCATGACAGCACGGGGGAAAATAACGCAAGCACTCAGGGCGAGGCTAAGCGCAGCCACGCTAGTGCAGAACCTCTGAACCATTCTCAGCAGACAGACGGTTAGATTATACTCTCAAGAGACGAACGTGTTTCACTTCGCGACCTTCCCTTTTGGTTATAACTCTGAGTACAGGAACACAGATGAACTACCCTCTATTAACGAGAGAACAAGTCAGACTTCTTCGCTTCTTTCTCCAGCTGTGAGATACCGTACGATATGCTGTAATCAAAGTGACGATCATTGACGAAACACTGACCCCTTCAAATGGAACAGATACACGTACGCAAAGAAGGATACTTTATTCCGCTTcactctttcttcctctcttttaactttttctaattttcacaGCCACCCACCGTCTCTTTTTGACACCGAGTGGCTGGCGCGTGACACGGGGTGCACAAGCACTGTGAACACACCTGCGTATATACCATATACCATACATCCCATACCAACTACATGTTATACCCCCTCACCCCACTACCCTTTACAATCGCAAGCTATGTGGTGGGGAGTACGCAGAAAGGCGTTCGACCAATCACATAACAGGTCTCGCTGGCCGCGGCCAATCGAAATCAGCGAGATCGAACGTTCTACCCTGGAACACCTACGCGACCCTTTTCTATCACGTCGCATCGATTTCAACTCCCTTGTACCCGTACGTAACTTTTGTTTATCGTCGTTATAACGTTGCGTTTACGCCAGCAGAATAGCATGGCTACTACTACTGCCACCCTTGGGAACCGTGGTATATAAACGTTCATGGAATTTTTAGGAATATAATACCGTTTAATGGAATTAACACGCAACCACAACAACTGTTGGAAATTTCGTCGTCCATGAACCAATCTTCCTACCCTGATACCTACGTTCCTTCTTTATTTCACGAATCGCTTATGTGCGTGATAGTAGCAGACGTAGCTTTGAAATTTGCTAAGAGTTTCTATGTCGTGTTGTAGAATTaaagatacatatatgaaaatttaagaagGGATacgaaaagaatttaatagatttctaattattatttgtttcgtaTCTTGAatggattaaataaattttatttgtattatctatataaattatatatagatataaaa includes the following:
- the LOC132907217 gene encoding prohormone-4 → MVQRFCTSVAALSLALSACVIFPRAVMAIDLSRFYGHFNTKRTGDACRPYEPFKCPGDGICISIQYLCDGAPDCQDGYDEDSRLCTAAKRPPVEETASFLQSLLASHGPNYLEKLFGTKARDTLKPLGGVNTVAIALSESQTIEDFGAALHLMRSDLEHLRSVFMAVENGDLGMLKSIGIKDSELGDVKFFLEKLVKTGFLD